One region of Brassica napus cultivar Da-Ae chromosome A10, Da-Ae, whole genome shotgun sequence genomic DNA includes:
- the LOC106419047 gene encoding homeobox-leucine zipper protein HAT14, producing MELALCLGDNTNKFSFMEKPSKTNNNPSASSTSTSYKDLGFNMGLDVLGFGGHRSLSSSSSPSMEDEKNKNKRKLAPKEIDSDGFRVSSSVDPSLQLQLHFPWLPENSRQGGRMLSGATTFPEEEEEAALSMSVSPPDSVTSSFRLDFGIKSYGYERRNNKRGNENDEVERSTSRASNEDNDDDNGATRKKLRLSKDQSAFLEDSFKEHSTLNPKQKIALAKQLNLRPRQVEVWFQNRRARTKLKQTEVDCEYLKRCCESLTEENRRLQKEVKELRALKTSSPFCMQLPATTLTMCPSCERVATSVSQPSSTSAAHNIDLSKSSFHSPLIPVKPGPGKQV from the exons ATGGAACTAGCCTTGTGTCTAGGTGACAATACTAACAAGTTCTCTTTTATGGAGAAGCCCTCGAAGACTAATAATAATCCCTCTGCCTCATCGACCTCAACTTCCTACAAGGATCTTGGGTTCAACATGGGTTTAGATGTACTTGGTTTTGGTGGCCACAGATCGTTGTCATCCTCTTCGTCTCCCTCGATGGAAGACGAGAAGAATAAGAACAAGAGGAAACTAGCGCCGAAAGAAATTGATTCTGATGGATTTAGGGTTTCGTCTTCCGTAGATCCGTCACTACAGCTTCAGCTTCACTTCCCTTGGCTCCCTGAGAATA gTCGGCAAGGAGGAAGGATGCTCTCAGGAGCAACCACGTTTcctgaggaggaagaggaggcaGCGCTTAGTATGTCAGTGTCCCCGCCTGATAGTGTAACGTCATCGTTTCGGTTAGACTTTGGGATTAAGAGTTATGGttatgagagaagaaataatAAGAGAGGTAACGAAAACGATGAGGTTGAGAGATCTACTTCAAGAGCTAGCAACGAAGACAACGATGACGACAACGGAGCAACCAGGAAGAAACTAAGGCTCTCTAAAGACCAATCTGCTTTTCTTGAAGATAGCTTCAAAGAACACAGCACCCTTAATCCT AAGCAAAAGATAGCGTTGGCAAAGCAGTTGAATCTTCGTCCTCGTCAGGTTGAAGTTTGGTTTCAAAACAGACGAGCCAG GACGAAGCTGAAGCAAACGGAAGTGGACTGTGAATACCTAAAGAGATGCTGTGAGTCACTAACCGAAGAAAACCGGAGGCTTCAGAAAGAGGTTAAAGAATTGAGAGCCTTGAAGACTTCTTCTCCTTTCTGCATGCAACTTCCAGCCACCACTCTCACTATGTGTCCTTCGTGCGAACGCGTTGCTACCTCAGTATCACAACCCTCCTCCACGTCAGCTGCACACAACATTGACTTGTCCAAGTCATCATTTCACAGTCCTTTGATTCCGGTTAAGCCTGGACCGGGAAAACAAGTTTAA